In one Lolium rigidum isolate FL_2022 chromosome 3, APGP_CSIRO_Lrig_0.1, whole genome shotgun sequence genomic region, the following are encoded:
- the LOC124698669 gene encoding mitochondrial arginine transporter BAC1 yields the protein MAGLGDAAKEYIAGSVAGVAQVVVGHPFDTVKVKLQAHNTTAHGKVYKNAFHCTSRILVEEGVRGLYRGASSSFIGIALESSLFFGTYAQAKQLLQGKTEDSKPQLHVIIPSAACSGALISCILAPTELTKCRMQVQGKEAMYATRYSSPLDCAVKTLQSEGVRGIFRGGLATLFREAIGNAFFFCTYEYSRYWMHNYIDSRRFSDNSHLVVAKDVGIGVMSGGISGMAFWTATLPLDVAKTIIQTDPDPRSSRNPFRVLNMVYRRAGLAGCYAGLGPTLARAFPANAAAIVAWEYSAKILGLRRD from the exons ATGGCTGGCTTAGGCGACGCCGCCAAGGAATACATCGCTGGATCCGTTGCCGGCGTAGCCCAGGTGGTCGTCGGCCACCCTTTCGACACTGTGAAG GTCAAACTGCAAGCTCACAATACCACGGCTCACGGAAAGGTCTACAAGAATGCATTCCACTGCACTAGTAGGATACTTGTTGAGGAAGGA GTAAGAGGGTTGTATAGAGGCGCATCATCTTCATTTATTGGCATAGCACTTGAAAGCTCCCTTTTCTTTGGCACATATGCACAGGCCAAACAATTACTACAG ggAAAGACTGAGGATTCTAAACCTCAGCTACATGTAATTATCCCTTCTGCTGCCTGTAGTGGAGCCCTGATCAGCTGCATCCTTGCTCCGACTGAGCTGACCAAG TGCAGAATGCAAGTTCAAGGGAAGGAAGCAATGTATGCAACTCGATATTCCAGCCCTCTAGATTGTGCTGTGAAAACACTTCAAAGTGAAGGG GTTAGGGGTATATTTCGTGGTGGTTTAGCAACATTGTTCAGAGAGGCAATTGGCAATGCTTTCTTCTTCTGCACTTATGAGTACAGCCGATATTGGATGCATAACTATATAGATTCTCGACGATTTTCTGACAACAGTCACTTAGTTGTGGCAAAAGACGTCGGAATAGGAGTCATGAGTGGTGGGATTAGTGGAATGGCT TTCTGGACAGCTACCCTGCCACTGGATGTTGCAAAAACTATTATTCAGACTGATCCTGACCCTCGGTCGAGCCGAAACCCCTTTCGGGTTTTAAACATG GTCTATAGGAGAGCTGGTCTGGCTGGCTGTTATGCTGGTCTAGGACCAACACTAGCAAGAGCATTCCCTGCGAATGCAGCAGCGATTGTTGCCTGGGAGTACAGTGCTAAGATTCTTGGTTTAAGGCGTGACTAG